Part of the Rhizoctonia solani chromosome 2, complete sequence genome is shown below.
actcccccactcatacagggggagaagcgtGTTGAAAtcttatgtatatagatgtatatataaatgtattactaaactaaactaaatcgtatacaaaagtaaagacagtaaaagagaagtaGAGATAGAGGGGTGAGGATAGAGGGCTCGTGTGCGggcctttatatatcccaagaaacctaccaagtcatatggtaaattgctgcgcatatgactgcgcactgaatgactcgtacttactgactcgattactgcgcatagaacatactagaagaatctagtatttacaagatatttcaacactcCCCCTTAATCAAGTAAGTGTCGATACATTCAATTAATTCAATCTTATTCATTTACAATCGTTACAGATCCCAGTTTCATTATTTCAGTTATTCGTGTAATTAAAATCTTCAGCTAATTAATTATCCTTCGCTCATCGGCTTGCCCATGATTCCTTGCATTAGATAACTAAACTGTGGTGCGGGTAACGCTTTAGTAAAAGCGTCGGCTAAGTTTTCTTTAGTTGGTACGTACAGTGTAGCTACCTTGCGTTTCTCTATGAGATCTCGCATGAAGTGGTGTCGGATGTTGATGTGTTTCGATCATCCATGGAATTGCGATTCTTCGGACAGAGCGAGCGCAGCAAGGTTGTCTGAAACGATTAATGTTGGTGTGTCAGCAACGTATTGTAATTCCTCAAAAAATTGACGGAGCCACATAGCTTGAGTACATGCGTGAGATAACGCCATATACTCCGCTTCCATTGTCAATAGGGCGACAGTTGCTTGCTTCTTAGCTGACCAAGATATAGCAGCTCCTCCAAGCATAAACACATGACCGGAAACAGACTTACGATCTAGTAAGTTGCTTCCCCAATTGGCGTCAGAATAGCCTAATTCGCCGAAGTCTTCGTTTGATCGGCGATATGTTATCCCAAGAGCTGGTGTGCCCTTTAGGTAGCGTACTAGGCGCTTAACTGCTGTCACGTGCGCCGGACCAAAGCACGAAGTAAATTGTGCGAGGTGTGCGACAGCGTAAGCTATGTCTGGTCGTGTGCATAGGGCGGCATACAGTAGCTTACCAATGTATGTACCATAATTGAACTTCGGTTTGACTCCTTCGTATTGAGTGAGTTGTACGGTCGGGCTAAAAGGAGTGTTGGCGGGGTAAGCTTCTGCAAGGTCTGCATAATCAACTAGTGAGTTAATATATGCTGCTTGGTTGAGTGTGATGATGCCATTCTTACAATTGCGTTGGAATGCTATTCCAAGGAAGTGATGTATTGGTCCGAGGTCGCGCATGTTGAATGCGCGCAAGAGTTCGGATATTGTAATATCAGAGTGGTTCGGCAATGATATGACAATTGAATCGTCAACATGTGTAGCTATGATTGACACACACAGCTCACCGTTAATGTTGTTGATTCGGTGGTATACACATGCGTCGGTAAAGCATGGTGTGTATCTGATCGCTTTCAGCTTTGTGTCGTATAGTTTATTCCACATCCGTCCTGCTTGTTTCAGTCCGTAAATTGATCGCTTTAATTTTAACACTTTGTTCGTACCGTCGCTAAAATAAGGGATTTGCTGCATGTATAAATCTTTGTCGACTTCGGCGTGTAGGTAAGCCGAGTTTACATCAAGCTGTTGTATATCCCAATCGTACTGGTTAGCGATTGATACGAGCGTACGGATTGAATCAAGACGTACGACGGGTGCGAATGTCTTGTCAAAATCAATGCCGGGTTGCTGACTAAATCCTTGGGCTACGAGTCTTGCCTTGTGTCGGATGGGTGTGCTGTTCTCGTCGTGCTTGAGTACGAGGACCCATTTGTTCCCCATCGCCTTGCGTTCGGGTGGTAAGTCTGTTAGTTCGTACGTTCCCATTTGTTCAAGGGTGCTGACCTCCTTGGCCATCGCCTTCCACCATTCCTCTGCGTTTGGCCCGGATAGCGCCTCCGCAACGGTAGGACTGTTGGTCGTCGGCGTCGGCGGTTCATTGTTGATGAACGTCCACGTTGGTTCCATATCTCCGGACGACGCCAAGGTGGGGTTCGGCTGTTTGGGGATCGATGGTTCATTGAGGTATAGCTGTTCGAATTGTTCGCAAAGTTCGTCGATGGTTGGTTCGGGTGTTGTTGGGGTGACCATCGAGTAGGTAAGGTCCGGGGTGCCGGTATCGGTGGGTAGTACGGTGGAGGGACTGTCAAAGAAGTTGTATGCGCTAGGTACAGTGTCGTCGGAGCTATTGGGGTCGCTGGGCGTGATAGGGACATCGGAGAACTCTATTAAAAGGTTAGCAGTTTCGTTCTTTGGCTGAGAACCTGACTGACCGGACATGGGAGGGTGCCGGATCTTGAGGGTAATCCCTCCTTGCACGTTGTCGAGTTCAATGGGAGCAACGTTAGGATTCCAACTGCGGGTTCGGACTCCTGCGTTGTCGGTTCCGGACGTAAGTGTGTTGAGTTGTTGTAGTGCATTCGTAGTCGCGCTAGGGTTAATGCGCATAGCAGAGTGAGAACGAGTAGTATAAGGTTTAAGTACGTTATTGTGAGTGAGTTTTGTTGGTTTGTTGGATGCTTTTTGTTCAATCTTAGGCTCACTTTTTATATCTACAGGTTCGTTCGAGTCACTCTTTTCTTCCTTGCTGACTGTAtgcactccccctgttccAGCAGGTTCTTTCGGTCGTTCCGCAGCGCTGTCGGCATgagtcatctccccctcgGGCGGAGCAACTGTATCTCCCCAATCCTGGTCGATTCCGGGTTCTTCACTAACCGTGTTTACTCTCAGAAAGGTAATGTTCCTCGAGTGTAATATCCTGTTCAGTCCTGATTTGTAGTATCTCCAGCTTTTGCCTTGTACTTCCGATATTCCAACAAATATCGCTTGGAATGCTTTCGCGTCTAACTTAGATCGATCTCCGGTTTGATCTAGTACGTAGCATTTACTTCCCCACGGTCTTAATGTACTAACATTTGGTTTCTTGCCCCAAAATGACTCGAATGGAGTCATCCAAAACGTTCCGTGCACTTGTGTCGGAACTCAATTCTTAAGGTAACAGGCGTATGCGATTGCCTTGTTCCATAGGAATTTCGGCGCGTTTGACTCGAGCATCATTGCTTGCGCCTTATCGGTGAGTGTCCGGTTTAATCTCTCAGCTATACCGTTTTGCTGAGATGAATGCGGGGCCGTTGTTTCTAATATCGTCCCTTTCTGTGCCGCATACTCAATCCATTCTTTGTTCACAAACTCGCCTCCGTTATCGAAACGGACTTTCtttattttcttttctttttgtgTATTTAACATTGCTTCGAATGCCTTATATTCATTCAGCGTTTCGTCTTTGTGCCTAAGGAATCCCAAGCAAGTAAATCTTGTAGCTACGTCTGTGAATGATACATAGTATCTGTATTGGCTGATTGAGAGTGTACGCGCGGGTCCCCATACATCGGTAACTATTAACTCACCAATATCGGATATTTTTGTTGCCGATTCATTTGGATATGGTCGTGTATGTGCCTTTGCTTGTATGCATACTTCGCATTTGAAGTTGAGTCCTTCCTTGTCTTCGTTTATTTCCATTCCTTTGATCGCTTTGGTGCTTTTCAGGCGTTGGAGAGCTTGCGGACTAATATGTCCTAGCGTTTTGTGCCATTCGAACCAAGTTCGACCGGTTTGTTTCATCAGCGCCAACTCATTGGTTGTtttcttcattcttgctGTTTCCTTACTAACTGCTGTTCCACTGATTTTCCATAAATTTCCGTGTTTGCGATCACTCAGTTTTGATCCGTAAGTGATCGGATCATTGTTTGCACCGTATATGACTAATCGGTCCCGATCCATTGATATCCGATAGCCTTTATTGGTTACTAGCGATAAGCTGATAAGGTTTGCCGGGGAGCTCGGCACATATGCTACATTAGTAAGTTTGATACTTCTATATTCATCTTTGTCTGGGTTGGCTAAGCATAATAGCTCCACTGTACCTTGGCCCAATATGGGCTCCTTACCAGTCACGCCTGTAACATATCCTGTTGATCGATTATACTCACTGAATAGGCTTCTATTGTTTGCTATGTGAGTCGTTGTTCCACTATCGGCGATCCAGGTGTTTGTTGGCTTACTTCCATATATATTCAAATTCTCAAGGGTTGAGAACGCGTAGTTGGCACGGCTGTTATTGTCCTCAACGGCTATATGCGTCCTTGCATTGCCGTTTTGGGCTTTGTTTGGTGCGTTGAACTTTCTATTTGTTCCTTTGCCATTGTTCTGACCGGGTTTGTatgcacctccacctggGCCCCTACATTTGGCTGCCCAGTGTCCTATCTTACCGCAGTTGTTGCATTTAGACTTGGACTTATCTGGTCCCTTACTGCCGGTACGTATAGGTTTATTGAAGCTCGCTTTGTTTGTACTAAAGAATGCTTTCCCTTCTGGGTTTTGGGCATTCTTTCTATGTGCTTTGGCTGTTATGCGCGATCTAATGTCATTTACTTGGTTTGATAACGCGCTGTTATCTTGTAAATCGAATTGGAAACTTACTGATTGGGAGAATGAATCCCATGAGTCAGGTAAGCTCGCAATCAATGTCGTGATCCAGTCGGCTTCAGTGCATGAGCCGGGACTAATATCGTTTATTCGCTGGAACCATCCGCGCATGCGTTGGATGTGTTCCTCGATGTCTTCGCCATCAGTCATTCAGTGACTGAAAAACTTTCTTCGTAGGTCAATGAGTCCGACCGTTCCCTTGACTTGGTAAGTCGTCGCAAGGGCGTTCCAAGCGTCGGCGGACGTTGTGCATCCTTGTATTAGGTTTAGTACACTTCCGTCAACTCTTAATCTTATATTAGATAATGCTTTTCGGTCGGCTTTAACCCATTTCGTGTACTCGTCGTTAGTTGCTGTATATTCATAGTCGGGCAATGGTTTGCCCTTGTCATCTTTCCGGTTTCTTTTGGTTTTCAGTACAGTCTTGCTAGGTGCAATAATCGTCTTGTTTACGTAGCCATATAGATCAAGATCTGATAATATGTCTTCCATCTGTATGCGCCACATATTATAATTCTCAGTTCCCCGAAGGGGTGCAATCCGGTGCGTTCCGCTAGCTGCACCGGGGGCTGAAGTGCTTGCTACAGCTTCGGCCATGTTTAATGTACTTGAGTAAGTGTGTTATATATCTATCTATCTACAGTTGGTTATTGAGCGTACAatcggggctcataacctttTGAAAtcttatgtatatagatgtatataaaatgtattactaaactaaactaaatcgtatacaaaagtaaagacagtaaaagagaagtaGAGATAGAGGGGTGAGGATAGAGGGCTCGTGTGCGggcctttatatatcccaagaaacctaccgagtcatatggtaaattgctgcgcatatgactgcgcactgaatgactcgtacttactgactcgattactgcgcatagaacatactagaagaatctagtatttacaagatatttcaacaaagcgcacactccaggaacggttaggcctggactcaaagcccccttccgcccttcAAGAGGCACAGGTTTtgactccaaggaagaagaggagccaagaagagtccccaaaaaggagcctatGGGAACGCCTAAACGCTCCCTCAgttccctcaccccctttgactccGGGTCTTCAGTGAaacggcccaaaatggagttaCCGGACCCTTATAAGGGGGACACCAGGGGAAGGAAGGCCACACAGTGGCTCGATTGGATGCTTCTTTGGGTTGCCCTCCACAGGGATCAgtttgatgaggaggaacagatggtggtatggattttataccacatgacagataagGCCGCTGactgggccctccccattattgggacaatcatcaagggcgagggaaatCCTCCCACCACCATATCAGCCTTGACGGCCAAATTTAAGGAAGCCTTTGCGGATCCCGATGCCAAGAGGGCAGCCGCCAGAAAGATCGCCGCGCtgactcagaccacaaccacagctgagtacgtcaccgagttccgcaatctcatggcggaacttgactggaacactgaggcatacattgcccagttcacgcaaggccttcactggaaggtcaaggaactcctatCCACCAAGGATCACGTCCCTGACAATGACCTCgaggccatatttgctgccttggtcaaaattgacaacatccgtcgggagaacaaggagaaccgacCCAAGAAGCttcctgccaagtccccggtcactgcgaccacctccacttccaccaccaccactagggTTTGCTTATccgaggaccccaactacgtcacACCAGAGGAACGAGATTGCTGCCGCGCAGCAGGGCTGTGCGTTAAATGCGGGCAAAAGGGGCATGGGATCAAACAGTGtcccaacggctggaaagccacaatcaaggaggttgtcaaggtggcagaagaagagggttcgggaaaagattgaagtcaaggactgctgccaagcccccgactaACAAGGACAATATAGATAGATTCAAATTTGTAAATCTAGGATTGGATTccaataaaaaaccactgcTCTTCATCAATCTATATGTCCAGAACTTCCCGGCAGAACCTTTGAAAACCCTAatagactcaggagccacgtcaaacttcatttcccccgattgtggaaaaatacaaaatcccaaaaacccaactcaaaaatccacaagttgtgagaatgttagatggtaccatttcccagactggttgcatttggcaccaggtccacatcacggttttggccaaaggccacacccactccataccctttcttgtttgccccattggcaacacccggcaatccttggcatgacttggttaacggcagaagctcccctTATTGACTGGCAGCAGGGACTaatcaccttccctgaacaagcacagattgcctctgaggaagaagcggacccagatcctttagcagaccttccccctcagtaccatgagtttgctaaagtttttggcgaagaagaatttaaggtcctacCCCCTCACAGGGAATACAATATCGCAATAGACCTTGTTcctgatgccaaactctccccaGGACCAATTTACGGAATGACTGACGCAGAATCAAGAGCGCTAAAGCAGcatattgatgaagaactggCCACGGGCAAAATTTGTCCTAGTACCTCTTCGGCTGGCGCCCCCgttatgtttgtcaaaaaggcggATGGTTCCCTTAGATTGGTggttgattacaggaagttgaatgatgTCACCCATAAAAATGTCTACCCACTTCCCAGGCAagacgacctcatggccaagttGAGGCATGCCAAGATATTCACCAAGCTGGACCTACGCTGGGGATATAATAACGTCCgaattaaggaaggagatgaatggaagacagcgtTTAGAACAAAGTacgggctatttgaatacctggtgaTGCCCTTCGGccttaccaacgccccggctGCCtttcaacattttatgaacgacctgttcagggatctgattgacgtcacagtggtgatttacctggatgatattctcattttctcagaaaacccagaagaccatccaacccatGTCAGAGAAGTACTGTCTCGACtcatgaagaaccagctTTTTTGCAAACTGTCAaaatgtcacttccacgtcactacggTCGATtatcttggcattgttatatccccatcaggcttctccatggatcaaaagaaggtAGAGGCAGTTACATCATGGCCTCAACCcagaacggtcaaacaggtccaggctttTTTGGGCTTTGTTAACTACCTCCAacggttcatccccaatttcagttcagtagcacgccctctgcacaaccttaccagaaaggaaaccccctggtcatggggcaacctagaggaagcagcattccaggagttgaaggttcttgtTACCAAGTCGCCGgttctcatccattccaacccagaacTCCCCTATTATCTTGAGACCAACGCCTCAGGGGTTGCAATGGGAGCCATTCTTAGTCAACGGGGCTCAGATAACCGACTACATCcaattgcctacatgtcaaaatcGTTCTTGGGGGcagaagccaactatgacacccatgataaaGAACTTctggctatcatcaaggcattggaagaatggaggattttcctagaagcaacagataaaccaatccaggtgttcacggatcattgaaacctggaatactggatgcaggcacaaacCTTTAACCGCAGACACGCGcgatggcgcatcttcctgagcgacttcaattttgagatccactattgcccaggaaagcagttgggaaaaccagatgccttatCTAGACGGTCGGACTATATCGATGCACCCCAGGAACCGGAAATCATGCTACCCGccaaagtctttgccaacacttcagaagaagaactggaaatAGTCACGGAAGTACGCTCAAAATTAAGGGAAGaccctgttgtagacacaaccaataccagggaatttattcccattttctcgaatttaaacgaagttaaacggacgacattttcaatcacgtgatctcggcgcttatatcatacgctaagcgccaagccatgtccccacccgcgcttacctaagcacacgtagccacctccacctgatgacatcactatgacacgtcagtgacacatatgcatgagtaaggccaactgtggagcggggttcttattggattaggttttgcatattctgtaaTTGTAATTAGCcactctctgtaatatataaggaggccaaccaaccatggtaacacccaggtcgattacctcttgtcgcatccccatcactgtacaagggccttaagcccagtaacccacttagctacttagtccacaccgccttaagcggctttctcgctgtagttacatagctggtcatcgcccttacagccttggtcattgtagtatagctagTCGttgccgtaggatagcttgccgccgccttacgcggttttctacttagatacatccagccgcaagcgcctccctccttgacgtccttacagacgtctaggacagacCCCTCCCTTGAGCCGATCATACAGTTTTtgacagaagatgcagacaatgcacctccctcAATCCAAAAAGCCTATCAagactatgactgggaagaagagctattatggtaccgcggaaaattagttgtcccagacttGGAATCCCTCAAGGAACGGATATTGAAGGAATACCATGACTCCCcgctggcaggacacccaggacagcAAAGGACGCTTGAACTTATCAGCAGATCCTATTGGTGGCCCGGAATGAAATCctcagccaaagaatgggtcgaGTGTTGTCCGACTTGCCAAGCAAACCGCCGCGCCCGCGTACCTATCATTGCGCTAAAACCcttggaagttcccccctttccTTTTCACACAATATCCTACGATTTCATCACGGGATTCCCCAAATCTAATGGGCACGATGCAATTCTGGTGGTAATTGattccttctccaagtttggtcattttatcccaaccacaaagaagGTCACGGCCAAGGGACTAGCGGACCTATTCATTACCCACGTTTGGAAGTCACACGGACTGCCGGTCAGAACAATCTCAGACCGCGGGACaacgttcacagggaaattcctaagagctctataccaacgccttgggatCAAGCCCTCATTCTCATTGGCCTACCATCCGGAGTCAGACggccaaacagaaagggtgaatcaattcattgagttctacct
Proteins encoded:
- a CDS encoding Retrovirus-related Pol polyprotein from transposon TNT 1-94 gives rise to the protein MTPFESFWGKKPNVSTLRPWGSKCYVLDQTGDRSKLDAKAFQAIFVGISEVQGKSWRYYKSGLNRILHSRNITFLRVNTVSEEPGIDQDWGDTVAPPEGEMTHADSAAERPKEPAGTGGVHTVSKEEKSDSNEPVDIKSEPKIEQKASNKPTKLTHNNVLKPYTTRSHSAMRINPSATTNALQQLNTLTSGTDNAGVRTRSWNPNVAPIELDNVQGGITLKIRHPPMSGQSGSQPKNETANLLIEFSDVPITPSDPNSSDDTVPSAYNFFDSPSTVLPTDTGTPDLTYSMVTPTTPEPTIDELCEQFEQLYLNEPSIPKQPNPTLASSGDMEPTWTFINNEPPTPTTNSPTVAEALSGPNAEEWWKAMAKEVSTLEQMGTYELTDLPPERKAMGNKWVLVLKHDENSTPIRHKARLVAQGFSQQPGIDFDKTFAPVVRLDSIRTLVSIANQYDWDIQQLDVNSAYLHAEVDKDLYMQQIPYFSDGTNKVLKLKRSIYGLKQAGRMWNKLYDTKLKAIRYTPCFTDACVYHRINNINGELCVSIIATHVDDSIVISLPNHSDITISELLRAFNMRDLGPIHHFLGIAFQRNCKNGIITLNQAAYINSLVDYADLAEAYPANTPFSPTVQLTQYEGVKPKFNYGTYIGKLLYAALCTRPDIAYAVAHLAQFTSCFGPAHVTAVKRLVRYLKGTPALGITYRRSNEDFGELGYSDANWGSNLLDRKSVSGHVFMLGGAAISWSAKKQATVALLTMEAEYMALSHACTQAMWLRQFFEELQYVADTPTLIVSDNLAALALSEESQFHG
- a CDS encoding Copia protein: MAEAVASTSAPGAASGTHRIAPLRGTENYNMWRIQMEDILSDLDLYGYVNKTIIAPSKTVLKTKRNRKDDKGKPLPDYEYTATNDEYTKWVKADRKALSNIRLRVDGSVLNLIQGCTTSADAWNALATTYQVKGTVGLIDLRRKFFSH
- a CDS encoding Retrotransposon-derived protein PEG10, with amino-acid sequence MKNLVFTRYFNKAHTPGTVRPGLKAPFRPSRGTGFDSKEEEEPRRVPKKEPMGTPKRSLSSLTPFDSGSSVKRPKMELPDPYKGDTRGRKATQWLDWMLLWVALHRDQFDEEEQMVVWILYHMTDKAADWALPIIGTIIKGEGNPPTTISALTAKFKEAFADPDAKRAAARKIAALTQTTTTAEYVTEFRNLMAELDWNTEAYIAQFTQGLHWKVKELLSTKDHVPDNDLEAIFAALVKIDNIRRENKENRPKKLPAKSPVTATTSTSTTTTRVCLSEDPNYVTPEERDCCRAAGLCVKCGQKGHGIKQCPNGWKATIKEVVKVAEEEGSGKD
- a CDS encoding Retrotransposable element Tf2 protein — translated: MTWLTAEAPLIDWQQGLITFPEQAQIASEEEADPDPLADLPPQYHEFAKVFGEEEFKVLPPHREYNIAIDLVPDAKLSPGPIYGMTDAESRALKQHIDEELATGKICPSTSSAGAPVMFVKKADGSLRLVVDYRKLNDVTHKNVYPLPRQDDLMAKLRHAKIFTKLDLRWGYNNVRIKEGDEWKTAFRTKYGLFEYLVMPFGLTNAPAAFQHFMNDLFRDLIDVTVVIYLDDILIFSENPEDHPTHVREVLSRLMKNQLFCKLSKCHFHVTTVDYLGIVISPSGFSMDQKKVEAVTSWPQPRTVKQVQAFLGFVNYLQRFIPNFSSVARPLHNLTRKETPWSWGNLEEAAFQELKVLVTKSPVLIHSNPELPYYLETNASGVAMGAILSQRGSDNRLHPIAYMSKSFLGAEANYDTHDKELLAIIKALEEWRIFLEATDKPIQVHARWRIFLSDFNFEIHYCPGKQLGKPDALSRRSDYIDAPQEPEIMLPAKVFANTSEEELEIVTETSRTDPSLEPIIQFLTEDADNAPPSIQKAYQDYDWEEELLWYRGKLVVPDLESLKERILKEYHDSPLAGHPGQQRTLELISRSYWWPGMKSSAKEWVECCPTCQANRRARVPIIALKPLEVPPFPFHTISYDFITGFPKSNGHDAILVVIDSFSKFGHFIPTTKKVTAKGLADLFITHVWKSHGLPVRTISDRGTTFTGKFLRALYQRLGIKPSFSLAYHPESDGQTERVNQFIEFYLRSYVAADHLDWASWLLLAEYAYNNAKHSATRKTPFELVYGRNPVMNPSNVPANVPEADNVADTLAQEWREAESALRMTKERMAGTKGVTPEYSIGEKVWLDAKNVEIRSNSNKLDPRRLGPFKITKKISSHAYCLELPATMKIHDVFYVGLLSKVHESPSQPLPERPPPETVEGEEEYEVEQIIDSKRQRGKWFYLIKWKGYGPEDNSWEPEELLEHSQEEIKQFNQARLRKARDAAKSL